In Nitrospiraceae bacterium, one genomic interval encodes:
- a CDS encoding SUMF1/EgtB/PvdO family nonheme iron enzyme, whose protein sequence is MMRDRPTLVWVLALLMGGVFAIGAAESQVGKAGDKDKKDQEEVVFPMSEPKGIDGAPMVFIPAGCFTMGTNNIGSEANQGFPNEGPEHEVCLKDYFLDQFEVTVERYMKFVEATKHDPPSLLDDDAMTSAADRPVVDVSWLDAEAYCKWAGKRLPTEAEWEKGARGNEARRFPWGFMTPFPDLANYNRGDWVSYAVTLSPVTYGATGLNVRLGIQKGGGRSAYGIYNMAGNANEWVADWYDREYFKKNPPKDNPTGPDSGSKKVYRGGSWIDPPRYLRATARFSAEPDFHDRTIGFRCAMITTK, encoded by the coding sequence ATGATGAGAGACAGACCGACTCTTGTATGGGTCTTGGCCTTGCTCATGGGTGGCGTGTTTGCGATTGGCGCGGCTGAGTCGCAGGTTGGGAAGGCAGGGGACAAAGACAAGAAGGACCAGGAGGAGGTGGTTTTCCCCATGTCTGAACCGAAAGGGATCGATGGGGCGCCGATGGTGTTCATTCCTGCAGGTTGTTTCACCATGGGGACCAACAACATCGGCTCAGAGGCGAACCAGGGGTTTCCCAATGAGGGTCCGGAGCACGAAGTCTGCTTGAAGGACTACTTTCTCGATCAATTTGAAGTCACGGTCGAGCGTTATATGAAATTTGTGGAAGCTACCAAGCATGATCCTCCATCTCTTTTGGATGATGATGCGATGACGTCAGCTGCCGATCGGCCGGTAGTGGATGTCTCATGGCTCGATGCCGAGGCTTATTGTAAATGGGCCGGCAAGCGCTTACCTACTGAAGCGGAATGGGAAAAGGGGGCGCGCGGGAATGAGGCGCGCCGTTTCCCGTGGGGATTCATGACTCCTTTCCCTGATCTGGCCAATTACAATCGTGGGGACTGGGTCAGCTATGCGGTGACCCTGTCTCCGGTCACCTATGGCGCCACCGGCCTCAACGTACGGTTGGGCATTCAGAAAGGAGGGGGCCGCAGCGCCTATGGCATCTATAATATGGCGGGGAATGCGAATGAATGGGTCGCCGACTGGTACGACCGTGAATACTTTAAAAAGAACCCGCCGAAGGATAATCCCACGGGGCCGGACAGCGGATCCAAGAAGGTCTACCGAGGCGGAAGTTGGATAGATCCGCCCCGCTATCTCCGTGCTACGGCCCGCTTCTCGGCTGAACCCGACTTCCATGATCGCACGATAGGCTTCCGTTGTGCCATGATCACAACCAAATAG
- a CDS encoding PilT/PilU family type 4a pilus ATPase — protein MDIRTLLKVMVDQEASDMYLTVDAPPIYRVHGSTEQTDAPPFTNEQLEALALALMRGQQRGEFEEKMEMNLALYYKELGRFRVNIFRQRGNVGLVFRHIKAEIQTVEQLRLPQIIKDIAMTKRGLVLVVGATGSGKSTTLAAMIDHRNSIYPGHIVTVEDPIEFVHSHKKSLITQREVGFDTLSFQNALRNTLRQAPDVILIGEVRDTETMEAAITFAETGHLCIGTLHSNNANQAIERIMNFFPVERHAQIYLQLSLNLRAIISQRLIPSTDGKRVPALEIMLDTPRIKDLIKKAEVDTLKEAMEQGIEEGCQTFDHVLFQLYKEEKITLEQALINADSANNLRLKIKIEGLRGDEAINVLLDKKAGDPNDSAFRIQGGNSGNVTPIRKR, from the coding sequence ATGGATATTCGTACGCTGTTGAAAGTCATGGTCGATCAGGAAGCCTCGGACATGTATCTGACCGTCGACGCTCCACCGATCTATCGTGTGCATGGCTCAACCGAACAAACCGACGCCCCACCGTTCACCAACGAACAGCTCGAAGCCCTTGCTCTCGCCCTCATGCGCGGACAACAACGTGGCGAGTTCGAAGAAAAAATGGAGATGAACCTGGCTCTCTACTACAAAGAGCTGGGCCGCTTCCGTGTCAATATCTTCCGTCAACGAGGAAATGTTGGATTGGTCTTCCGGCATATCAAAGCCGAGATCCAAACTGTCGAACAATTGAGGCTGCCCCAGATTATCAAAGACATCGCAATGACGAAGCGTGGGCTGGTGCTCGTGGTTGGAGCGACGGGATCCGGCAAATCGACCACCCTGGCTGCGATGATCGATCATCGGAATTCGATTTATCCCGGCCACATAGTGACCGTGGAAGACCCGATCGAGTTCGTCCACAGTCATAAAAAATCGTTAATAACCCAGCGCGAAGTCGGCTTCGATACCCTCTCATTCCAAAACGCGTTGAGGAATACCTTGCGGCAAGCTCCAGACGTCATTCTGATCGGCGAGGTTCGGGATACGGAAACTATGGAAGCTGCCATCACCTTTGCGGAGACAGGACACCTCTGCATCGGCACCTTGCACTCGAACAATGCCAACCAAGCGATCGAGCGTATTATGAACTTCTTCCCGGTAGAGCGTCATGCGCAGATTTATCTCCAATTGTCGCTGAATTTGCGCGCCATCATTTCCCAACGGTTGATACCGTCCACTGACGGCAAGCGCGTCCCAGCGCTCGAGATCATGCTCGATACCCCGCGCATCAAAGATCTGATCAAGAAAGCCGAGGTTGACACGCTCAAGGAAGCGATGGAGCAGGGCATAGAAGAAGGCTGCCAAACATTCGATCACGTCTTGTTTCAGTTGTACAAGGAAGAGAAGATTACGTTGGAGCAGGCCCTGATTAATGCCGACAGTGCCAACAACCTTCGCTTGAAGATCAAGATCGAAGGGCTGAGAGGAGACGAGGCCATCAATGTGCTCCTCGACAAGAAAGCCGGTGATCCGAACGACAGCGCCTTTCGGATCCAAGGCGGCAACTCCGGCAACGTCACACCGATCCGAAAGCGCTAG